TGATCGCCACGTCCACGGTGGTGATGTTCATCCTGATGTACCTCAACACCTACGCGACCGACCACATCTTCTTCAGCGAGACCCGCCTTTACATGGCGATCGTCATGGGCGCATCCATGGCCATCGTGATGCTGCTCTTCATGCTCAAGATGTATGAGAGCGCCGCAACCAACGTCGCCATTCTGGTCGGCAGCGTGGCCGTTTTCGCGCTTGCCTTGTGGCTGGTCCGCAGCCAGGAGACAGTGGACGACGT
The genomic region above belongs to Lysobacter avium and contains:
- a CDS encoding DUF305 domain-containing protein gives rise to the protein MSKYVKFGAMIATSTVVMFILMYLNTYATDHIFFSETRLYMAIVMGASMAIVMLLFMLKMYESAATNVAILVGSVAVFALALWLVRSQETVDDVSYMRAMIPHHSIAILTSGRAHIRDPRVRELADGIIEAQVREIGEMKTLIKELEANPVPKDAPDLTPVRPE